In one window of Caenimonas aquaedulcis DNA:
- a CDS encoding EF-hand domain-containing protein, with protein sequence MRCAELAACALLGLASLQGPVNAQTAAPAPTASLPIVPVAPATQPLPPNRWNAAQIRQAFDLADGDANGELTRQEVQRLAIVPRPFEDMDLNKDGVISRAEFEGAFGR encoded by the coding sequence ATGCGCTGCGCTGAGCTCGCGGCCTGCGCCCTGCTCGGGCTCGCCTCGCTGCAAGGTCCGGTGAATGCGCAGACGGCCGCGCCTGCGCCGACCGCGTCCCTGCCGATCGTTCCCGTCGCACCTGCCACGCAGCCGCTGCCGCCCAACCGCTGGAATGCCGCGCAGATCCGCCAGGCTTTCGACCTCGCGGATGGCGACGCCAATGGCGAGCTCACCCGGCAGGAAGTGCAGCGCCTCGCGATCGTGCCGCGGCCGTTCGAAGACATGGACCTCAACAAGGACGGCGTGATCAGCCGCGCCGAATTCGAAGGCGCCTTCGGCCGATAG
- a CDS encoding hotdog fold thioesterase, with protein sequence MPIWKKPISVELLTAAHKDTSPEHLGIEFLEVGDDFIRARVPVDKRTRQPYGLLHGGVSVVLAETLGSCGGMYSCPEDQYVVGLDINANHLRSATQGWVTGITRPIHIGRSTQVWQIDMHNDKGEATCVSRLTLAVLKR encoded by the coding sequence ATGCCCATCTGGAAAAAGCCCATCTCCGTGGAGCTGCTCACCGCGGCCCACAAGGACACCTCGCCCGAGCACCTCGGCATCGAATTCCTGGAGGTGGGCGACGACTTCATCCGTGCGCGCGTGCCGGTCGACAAGCGCACGCGCCAGCCCTACGGGTTGCTGCACGGCGGCGTGTCGGTCGTGCTCGCGGAAACGCTGGGCTCGTGCGGCGGGATGTACTCCTGCCCTGAAGACCAATACGTCGTGGGCCTGGACATCAACGCCAATCACCTGCGAAGCGCGACGCAAGGCTGGGTGACGGGCATCACCCGGCCGATCCACATCGGCCGCTCCACGCAGGTGTGGCAGATCGACATGCACAACGACAAGGGCGAAGCCACCTGCGTGTCCCGCCTCACGCTCGCCGTGCTGAAGCGCTGA
- a CDS encoding cob(I)yrinic acid a,c-diamide adenosyltransferase: MGKRLTQIATRTGDNGTTGLGDNTRVSKDSLRVHAMGDVDELNSHIGVLLCEEMEPGVRELLVEVQHQLFNLGGELSIPGFELLKPEALLALDNALADYNARLPKLEEFILPAGNRAASQAHVCRTVARRAERAVVALGAVENVRETPRQYLNRLSDLLFVLARVLNRMNGGDDVYWKSERLARGSE, encoded by the coding sequence ATGGGCAAGCGCCTCACGCAGATCGCCACACGCACCGGCGACAACGGCACCACCGGCCTCGGCGACAACACGCGCGTGTCCAAGGACAGCCTGCGCGTGCACGCGATGGGCGACGTGGACGAACTCAACTCGCATATCGGCGTGCTGCTGTGCGAGGAAATGGAGCCGGGCGTGCGCGAGTTGCTCGTCGAGGTCCAGCACCAGCTCTTCAACCTCGGCGGGGAGCTCTCGATCCCCGGGTTCGAACTGCTCAAGCCCGAAGCGTTGCTGGCGCTGGACAACGCGCTGGCCGACTACAACGCCCGCCTGCCGAAGCTGGAGGAATTCATCCTGCCCGCGGGCAACCGGGCCGCATCGCAGGCCCATGTGTGCCGCACCGTGGCACGACGTGCCGAACGTGCGGTGGTCGCGCTGGGTGCGGTGGAGAACGTGCGCGAAACGCCGCGCCAGTACCTGAACCGGTTGAGCGACCTGCTGTTCGTGCTCGCGCGCGTGCTCAACCGGATGAACGGCGGCGACGACGTGTACTGGAAGAGCGAGCGTCTCGCCCGCGGAAGCGAATAG
- a CDS encoding EF-hand domain-containing protein, protein MTSLSVSRAALRLACLAALLAANAGHAQTQRAIGSAPPVPGPSLAARTAIPNNVSNPGVPAGSPVVDPGVQQTNVMGAGGGSRPVLMLPGSYTPVQVAGSFIAADGNRDGELTRAEAQRLTIAPFSFEDMDANHDGVLTRSEYEDALR, encoded by the coding sequence ATGACATCCTTATCCGTTTCGCGCGCGGCCCTCCGCCTCGCCTGCCTGGCCGCCCTGCTCGCGGCGAATGCGGGCCACGCGCAGACCCAGCGAGCCATCGGCTCCGCGCCCCCCGTGCCCGGTCCTTCGCTCGCGGCACGCACGGCCATTCCCAACAATGTCTCCAACCCCGGCGTGCCGGCGGGCAGCCCGGTGGTCGACCCGGGCGTGCAGCAGACCAACGTCATGGGCGCGGGAGGCGGCTCGCGCCCCGTGTTGATGCTCCCGGGCTCGTACACGCCGGTGCAGGTCGCCGGCTCCTTCATCGCGGCGGACGGCAATCGCGATGGCGAGCTGACGCGCGCCGAAGCGCAGCGCCTCACCATCGCCCCGTTCAGCTTCGAGGACATGGATGCCAACCACGACGGCGTGCTGACCCGTTCGGAATACGAAGATGCGCTGCGCTGA